One part of the Vitis riparia cultivar Riparia Gloire de Montpellier isolate 1030 chromosome 15, EGFV_Vit.rip_1.0, whole genome shotgun sequence genome encodes these proteins:
- the LOC117932431 gene encoding aluminum-activated malate transporter 10: MVTGRGDSGKLEWKVDIPGGKSETLVPESGFVCRIWRGLRGLVEGFLLKIWRFLEKAWGIGVDEPRKLVHCLKVGLALSAVSLFYYMRPLYDGVGGNAMWAVMTVVVVFEYTVGATLSKSINRIAATFLAGSLGIGIHWVASQSGERFEPIILGFSVFILAAVATFSRFVPSVKARFDYGASIFILTFSLVSVSGYRVEKLVGLAHNRLSTIAIGTSLCIIISMLFCPIWAGDELHSLITRNLEKLSDSLNGCVAEYFHQNGTVDSGGEDCSKKLRGYKCVLNSKATEDSMANFAIWEPAHGNFNFRHPWKQYLKLGASMRYCACCIEALNGCLDTEVEAPEFLKEHLQDVCMILSSCSSNVLKELMITMKTMRRSSKIHFFVGEMNSAVKDLQNGMKSLPTMLSVPPPDTVKGKPGTKTTIPPLMEVLPLATLVSLLIEIAARIEAIVNNIDELACLAEFKPAKDDKPKQNQSTITPISDDQDHETMTAIQKV; this comes from the exons ATGGTGACAGGAAGGGGAGATTCGGGTAAGTTGGAATGGAAGGTGGATATTCCAGGTGGGAAATCAGAGACATTAGTGCCAGAATCTGGGTTTGTCTGCAGAATTTGGAGAGGATTAAGGGGTTTGGTTGAAGGGTTTTTGTTGAAAATCTGGAGGTTTTTGGAAAAGGCATGGGGTATAGGAGTTGATGAGCCTAGAAAACTAGTTCATTGTCTTAAAGTAGGGTTGGCGCTTTCTGCTGTCTCACTCTTCTACTATATGAGGCCTTTGTATGATGGTGTTGGAGGGAATGCTATGTGGGCAGTGATGACTGTTGTGGTAGTTTTTGAGTACACTGTTG GTGCTACACTCTCAAAGAGCATTAACAGAATAGCGGCAACTTTTCTTGCTGGGTCGCTTGGTATTGGTATTCACTGGGTTGCAAGTCAGTCAGGAGAAAGATTTGAGCCTATAATTCTTGGGTTCTCAGTTTTCATTCTGG CTGCAGTAGCAACCTTTTCTCGGTTTGTTCCATCAGTGAAAGCCAGATTCGACTATGGTGCTAGCATCTTCATTCTCACCTTCAGTCTAGTTTCAGTTTCAGGCTATCGCGTGGAAAAATTAGTTGGGTTGGCACACAACAGACTGTCCACAATTGCCATTGGGACCTCCCTGTGCATTATCATCAGCATGCTCTTCTGTCCCATTTGGGCGGGCGACGAGCTTCACTCTCTGATCACACGTAACCTGGAAAAGCTTTCCGATTCCTTGAATG GATGTGTAGCTGAGTACTTCCATCAAAATGGAACTGTGGATTCTGGTGGGGAAGATTGTAGCAAAAAGCTTCGAGGATATAAGTGTGTCCTTAATTCAAAGGCAACAGAGGATTCCATG GCCAATTTTGCCATATGGGAACCTGCACATGGCAACTTCAACTTCCGACATCCATGGAAACAGTACCTCAAGCTTGGAGCATCCATGCGTTACTGTGCTTGTTGCATTGAAGCTCTCAATGGTTGCCTAGATACAGAGGTTGAG GCACCTGAGTTTCTTAAGGAGCACCTGCAAGATGTTTGCATGATTCTAAGCTCCTGTTCTTCTAACGTCTTGAAAGAATTAATGATTACCATGAAAACAATGAGAAGATCATCCAAGATTCATTTCTTTGTTGGAGAGATGAACTCTGCAGTAAAAGACCTTCAAAATGGCATGAAATCTCTTCCTACCATGCTCTCAGTGCCACCACCCGACACTGTAAAAGGAAAGCCAGGCACAAAAACCACCATACCACCTCTCATGGAGGTCCTTCCACTGGCTACATTAGTATCCTTGTTGATTGAGATTGCTGCAAGGATTGAAGCCATCGTTAACAACATTGATGAACTCGCTTGCTTGGCAGAATTCAAACCCGCCAAAGATGACAAGCCGAAACAAAACCAGTCCACCATCACACCCATATCAGATGACCAAGATCATGAAACCATGACGGCCATTCAAAAAGTCTGA